A stretch of the Oceanicola sp. D3 genome encodes the following:
- the atpA gene encoding F0F1 ATP synthase subunit alpha has product MALQAAEISAILKDQIKNFGQEAEVAEVGRVLSVGDGIARVHGLDNIQAGEMVEFPGAIRGMALNLESDNVGVVIFGSDRDIKEGDTVKRTNAIVDVPVGDAMLGRVVDALGAPVDGKGAIEASERRIADVKAPGIIPRKSVHEPMATGLKSVDAMIPIGRGQRELVIGDRQTGKTAVALDAILNQKSYNDAAGDDESKKLYCVYVAVGQKRSTVAQLVKKLEETGAIEYTTVVAATASDPAPMQYLAPYTATSIAEFFRDNGRHALIIYDDLSKQAVSYRQMSLLLRRPPGREAYPGDVFYLHSRLLERSAKLNEDHGAGSLTALPIIETQGGDVSAFIPTNVISITDGQIFLETELFYQGIRPAVNTGLSVSRVGSSAQTKAMSSVAGPVKLSLAQYREMAAFAQFGSDLDAATQRLLARGARLTELMKQPQYSPLTNAEIVCVIYAGTNGYLDKVDVSEVGRFEAGLLAHLRGKHEDLLKDITDNDRKVKGELEDKIKAALDEFAKDFA; this is encoded by the coding sequence ATGGCTCTCCAAGCTGCGGAAATTTCCGCAATCCTCAAGGACCAGATCAAGAATTTTGGCCAGGAGGCCGAAGTTGCCGAAGTCGGCCGCGTGCTCTCCGTCGGTGACGGTATTGCCCGTGTGCACGGCCTCGACAACATCCAGGCCGGTGAAATGGTCGAATTCCCCGGCGCGATCCGGGGCATGGCTCTGAACCTTGAAAGCGACAACGTCGGTGTCGTGATCTTCGGCTCTGACCGCGACATCAAAGAAGGCGACACCGTCAAGCGGACCAACGCCATCGTGGACGTGCCGGTTGGCGACGCCATGCTGGGCCGCGTGGTTGACGCGCTGGGTGCTCCGGTTGACGGCAAGGGCGCCATCGAAGCTTCCGAGCGCCGCATCGCGGACGTGAAGGCCCCCGGCATCATCCCGCGTAAGTCGGTGCATGAACCGATGGCAACCGGCCTCAAGTCGGTTGACGCCATGATCCCGATCGGCCGTGGCCAGCGTGAGCTTGTCATTGGCGACCGTCAGACCGGCAAGACCGCCGTGGCGCTTGACGCGATCCTGAACCAGAAGTCCTACAACGATGCTGCGGGCGACGACGAGAGCAAGAAGCTCTACTGCGTTTACGTGGCTGTCGGCCAGAAGCGCTCGACCGTGGCGCAGCTGGTGAAGAAGCTCGAAGAGACCGGCGCGATCGAATACACCACTGTTGTGGCCGCGACCGCCTCTGACCCGGCGCCGATGCAGTACCTGGCTCCCTACACCGCGACCTCGATTGCCGAGTTCTTCCGCGACAACGGCCGCCACGCGCTGATCATCTACGATGACCTTTCCAAGCAGGCCGTCTCCTACCGCCAGATGTCGCTGCTGCTGCGTCGTCCGCCCGGCCGTGAAGCCTACCCCGGTGACGTGTTCTACCTTCACTCCCGTCTGCTGGAGCGTTCGGCCAAGCTGAACGAAGACCACGGCGCTGGTTCGCTGACCGCTCTGCCGATCATCGAGACCCAGGGCGGCGACGTTTCGGCCTTTATTCCGACCAACGTGATCTCGATCACCGACGGCCAGATCTTCCTTGAGACCGAGCTGTTCTACCAGGGCATCCGCCCCGCCGTGAACACCGGCCTCTCGGTGTCTCGTGTGGGTTCGTCCGCGCAGACCAAGGCGATGTCTTCGGTTGCTGGCCCGGTGAAGCTGTCGCTCGCGCAGTACCGCGAGATGGCCGCCTTTGCTCAGTTCGGCTCCGACCTTGACGCCGCCACCCAGCGCCTGCTGGCCCGTGGTGCGCGCCTGACCGAGCTGATGAAGCAGCCTCAGTACAGTCCGCTGACCAATGCCGAGATCGTCTGCGTCATCTATGCAGGCACCAACGGCTACCTCGACAAGGTTGACGTCTCCGAGGTGGGTCGCTTCGAGGCCGGGCTGCTGGCGCACCTGCGTGGCAAGCACGAAGATCTTCTCAAGGACATCACCGACAACGACCGCAAGGTGAAGGGTGAGCTTGAGGACAAGATCAAGGCGGCTCTGGACGAATTCGCCAAAGATTTCGCTTGA
- a CDS encoding LysE family translocator: MTDSLLLALIGFAFVSTATPGPNNMMLLASGANFGYRRSLPHMLGIVVGMLVLFSAVGLGLSAVFEVLPQAGLVLKVVAVGYMLWLAWKIANAGAPREASAEGRPLTLLQAAGFQWVNPKAWTMALSGLSLYAPDHSLPAVAAVIFAFALVAFPSISLWTALGQQIRRFLTSPARLRAFNITMAVLLVASLYPVLR; this comes from the coding sequence ATGACAGATTCACTCCTCCTTGCCCTCATCGGCTTTGCCTTCGTCAGCACCGCCACGCCGGGGCCGAACAACATGATGTTGCTCGCCTCGGGCGCCAACTTCGGCTACCGCCGCTCGCTCCCGCATATGTTGGGAATCGTGGTGGGGATGCTGGTGCTGTTTTCCGCCGTGGGCCTCGGGCTTTCGGCGGTTTTCGAGGTGCTTCCGCAGGCCGGGCTGGTGCTGAAGGTTGTGGCGGTGGGATATATGCTCTGGCTGGCATGGAAGATCGCCAACGCAGGCGCGCCGCGAGAGGCCAGCGCCGAGGGCCGCCCGCTCACACTGCTACAGGCGGCGGGCTTCCAATGGGTGAACCCGAAGGCCTGGACAATGGCGCTCTCTGGCCTGTCGCTTTACGCGCCCGACCATAGCCTGCCCGCCGTGGCAGCCGTCATATTCGCCTTCGCGCTGGTCGCCTTCCCCTCTATCAGCCTCTGGACGGCGCTTGGCCAGCAGATCCGCCGGTTTCTCACCTCCCCGGCCCGGCTGCGCGCGTTCAACATCACCATGGCCGTGCTGCTGGTGGCCTCGCTCTACCCGGTGCTGCGCTAA
- the clpA gene encoding ATP-dependent Clp protease ATP-binding subunit ClpA, whose product MPSFSNTLEQAIHAALALANARRHELATLEHLLLALIDEPDAAKVMQACSVDLDELRSTLNDFIDEDLSTLVTEIEGSEAVPTAAFQRVIQRAAIHVQSSGRTEVTGANVLVAIFAERESNAAFFLQEQDMTRYDAVNFIAHGVAKDPAFGETRSVSGATDMEGEAAAETVNAEPEEKESALSKYCVDLNAKAKDGDVDPLIGREHEVERCIQVLCRRRKNNPLLVGDPGVGKTAIAEGLARKIVQGETPEVLSQSTIYSLDMGALLAGTRYRGDFEERLKAVVTDLEKHPDAVLFIDEIHTVIGAGATSGGAMDASNLLKPALQGGKLRCMGSTTYKEFRQHFEKDRALSRRFQKIDVSEPTVEDSVKILKGLKPYFEEHHDIKYTADAIKSAVELSARYINDRKLPDKAIDVIDEAGAAQHLVAESKRRKTIGAKEIEAVVAKIARIPPKNVSKDDATVLKDLEASLKRVVFGQDNAITALSSAIKLARAGLREPEKPIGNYLFAGPTGVGKTEVAKQLASQLGVELMRFDMSEYMEKHAVSRLIGAPPGYVGFDQGGMLTDGVDQNPHCVLLLDEIEKAHPDVYNILLQVMDHGKLTDHNGRTTDFRNVILIMTSNAGAAEQAKEAIGFGRDRRTGEDEAAIERTFTPEFRNRLDAVISFAPLGKDTILSVVEKFVLQLEAQLMDRDVTIELTPKAAEWLADKGYDDKMGARPLGRVIQEHIKKPLAEELLFGRLTKGGIVKVGVKNGEIDLRMEEPAKARIGSRKKPPLLTAE is encoded by the coding sequence GTGCCATCGTTTTCGAACACCCTAGAGCAAGCAATTCACGCAGCTCTCGCGCTGGCAAATGCCCGCCGCCATGAGCTCGCCACGCTGGAGCATCTCCTGCTGGCGCTGATCGACGAGCCTGACGCCGCCAAGGTGATGCAGGCCTGCTCTGTCGATCTGGACGAACTTCGCAGCACTCTTAACGACTTCATTGATGAAGACCTGTCGACTCTCGTAACCGAGATCGAAGGCTCCGAAGCCGTGCCCACCGCCGCCTTCCAGCGGGTGATCCAGCGCGCCGCGATCCACGTGCAAAGCTCGGGCCGCACCGAGGTGACCGGTGCCAACGTGCTCGTCGCCATCTTTGCTGAGCGCGAGAGCAACGCCGCCTTCTTCCTGCAAGAGCAGGACATGACCCGCTATGACGCGGTCAACTTCATCGCCCATGGCGTCGCCAAAGATCCGGCCTTCGGGGAAACCCGCTCGGTTTCCGGCGCGACCGACATGGAAGGAGAGGCCGCCGCCGAAACGGTGAATGCCGAGCCTGAAGAGAAAGAGAGCGCGCTTTCCAAGTATTGCGTCGATCTGAACGCCAAGGCGAAGGATGGCGACGTCGATCCGCTGATCGGGCGCGAGCACGAGGTGGAGCGTTGCATTCAGGTGCTTTGCCGCCGCCGCAAGAATAACCCTCTGCTGGTGGGCGATCCGGGCGTGGGCAAAACCGCCATCGCCGAGGGCCTCGCGCGCAAGATCGTGCAGGGTGAAACGCCTGAGGTTCTCTCGCAATCCACTATCTACTCGCTCGACATGGGCGCGCTGCTCGCAGGCACCCGCTATCGCGGCGACTTCGAAGAGCGGCTGAAGGCCGTGGTGACCGACCTTGAAAAGCACCCCGACGCGGTGCTCTTCATCGACGAGATCCACACTGTCATCGGCGCCGGGGCAACCTCCGGCGGGGCGATGGATGCCTCCAACCTGCTGAAGCCCGCGCTTCAGGGCGGCAAGCTGCGCTGCATGGGCTCCACCACCTACAAGGAGTTCCGCCAGCACTTCGAGAAGGACCGCGCGCTCAGCCGCCGGTTCCAGAAGATCGACGTCAGCGAACCCACGGTTGAAGATAGCGTGAAAATCCTTAAGGGCCTCAAGCCTTACTTCGAGGAGCATCACGACATTAAATACACCGCCGACGCGATCAAATCGGCTGTCGAGCTTTCGGCCCGTTACATCAACGACCGCAAGCTGCCCGACAAGGCCATCGACGTGATCGACGAGGCTGGCGCGGCGCAGCATCTGGTGGCGGAATCCAAGCGCCGCAAGACCATCGGCGCCAAGGAGATCGAGGCCGTCGTGGCCAAGATCGCCCGCATCCCGCCGAAGAACGTCTCCAAGGATGACGCGACCGTGCTGAAAGATCTGGAGGCCTCGCTCAAGCGCGTCGTCTTCGGGCAGGACAATGCGATCACCGCGCTCTCCTCGGCAATCAAGCTGGCCCGTGCTGGCTTGCGTGAGCCTGAAAAGCCCATCGGCAACTACCTCTTCGCTGGCCCGACCGGCGTTGGTAAAACCGAGGTGGCCAAACAGCTCGCCAGCCAGCTCGGCGTGGAGCTGATGCGCTTCGACATGTCAGAATACATGGAGAAACACGCGGTTTCGCGGCTCATCGGGGCCCCTCCGGGCTACGTCGGCTTCGATCAGGGCGGCATGCTCACCGATGGCGTGGATCAAAACCCGCACTGCGTGCTCCTGCTCGACGAGATCGAAAAGGCGCACCCGGATGTTTACAACATCCTCCTGCAGGTGATGGACCACGGCAAGCTGACCGACCACAACGGCCGGACGACCGACTTCCGCAATGTGATCCTGATCATGACCTCCAACGCGGGTGCCGCCGAACAGGCCAAGGAAGCCATCGGCTTCGGGCGTGACCGGCGCACCGGCGAAGATGAAGCCGCCATCGAGCGCACATTCACGCCGGAGTTCCGCAACCGTCTGGACGCGGTGATCAGCTTCGCGCCGCTCGGCAAGGACACGATCCTTTCCGTGGTCGAGAAGTTCGTGCTCCAGCTTGAGGCCCAGCTGATGGACCGTGACGTGACCATAGAGCTGACGCCGAAAGCCGCTGAATGGCTCGCCGACAAAGGCTATGATGACAAGATGGGTGCCCGCCCGTTGGGCCGGGTGATCCAGGAGCACATCAAGAAGCCGCTCGCCGAAGAGCTTCTCTTCGGGCGGCTCACCAAGGGCGGGATCGTCAAGGTGGGTGTCAAGAATGGCGAGATCGACCTGCGGATGGAAGAACCGGCCAAGGCCCGCATCGGGTCGCGCAAGAAGCCACCGCTGCTCACGGCGGAATGA
- a CDS encoding manganese-dependent inorganic pyrophosphatase — translation MTIKVFGHKSPDTDSTGSPLIWAWYMSEHRGQPAEAVLLGEPNTEAAFVLKRWGFEQPAIIDGVSEGEQVVIVDTNNPAELPDAINDADILQIIDHHKLTGGIETKGPIDITIKPLACTATIMHNLMGENAAKMPEGIKGLMLSCILSDTLEFRSPTTTEQDKALAEELAADLGIDLSAYASEMFEAKSDVSAFSDAELLRMDSKEYPVEGTKFRVSVLETTAPKIVLDRKDSLMESMKTVAAEDGVDQVLLFVIDILAEEATLLVPNDLVKTVAEKSFGATVSGDTVVLPGVMSRKKQIIPALKV, via the coding sequence ATGACGATCAAGGTTTTTGGCCATAAATCCCCCGACACCGACAGCACCGGCTCCCCGCTTATCTGGGCGTGGTACATGAGCGAGCATCGCGGCCAGCCCGCCGAGGCCGTGCTGCTGGGCGAGCCCAACACCGAGGCCGCTTTCGTGCTGAAACGCTGGGGTTTCGAGCAGCCCGCGATCATCGACGGGGTGAGCGAGGGTGAGCAGGTGGTGATCGTTGACACCAACAACCCCGCCGAGCTGCCCGATGCGATCAACGACGCCGACATTCTGCAGATCATCGACCACCACAAGCTGACCGGCGGGATCGAGACAAAGGGGCCGATCGACATCACCATCAAGCCGCTGGCCTGCACCGCGACCATCATGCACAACCTGATGGGCGAGAATGCCGCCAAGATGCCCGAGGGGATCAAGGGGCTGATGCTGTCGTGCATCCTGTCCGACACGCTGGAGTTCCGCTCGCCCACCACGACCGAGCAGGACAAGGCGCTGGCCGAGGAACTGGCCGCCGATCTGGGCATCGACCTCAGCGCCTATGCCTCGGAGATGTTTGAAGCCAAGAGCGATGTATCGGCATTTTCGGATGCCGAGCTGCTGCGGATGGACAGCAAGGAATACCCGGTCGAGGGCACCAAGTTCCGCGTGTCGGTGCTGGAAACCACCGCGCCCAAGATCGTGCTGGACCGCAAGGACTCGCTGATGGAGAGCATGAAGACCGTGGCCGCCGAAGATGGCGTGGATCAGGTGCTGCTCTTCGTAATCGACATTCTGGCCGAAGAGGCCACGCTGCTGGTGCCGAACGATCTGGTGAAGACCGTGGCCGAAAAGAGCTTTGGCGCGACTGTTTCGGGTGACACCGTGGTGCTGCCCGGCGTGATGAGCCGCAAAAAGCAGATCATCCCTGCGCTCAAGGTCTGA
- a CDS encoding F0F1 ATP synthase subunit delta codes for MDVSETASISASIAARYASALFDLAKSDKKLNELSSDADTLGAALDDSDAFRELISNPVYSRSEQEAGVTAVAKKMGLADLTTSTLGLMAQNRRLFALPQLVKSLKAMIAEENGEVTAEVTSAKALTDAQQKTLADTLAKKVGKDVKLDMHVDEALIGGLVVKLGSQMIDSSIRSKLSSLQNAMKEVG; via the coding sequence GTGGACGTGTCCGAGACGGCTTCGATATCCGCAAGCATCGCCGCGCGCTACGCATCAGCGCTCTTCGACCTCGCCAAGAGCGACAAGAAACTCAATGAACTGAGCTCCGACGCCGATACGCTCGGCGCCGCTCTGGATGACAGCGATGCGTTTCGCGAGCTGATCTCCAACCCGGTCTACTCCCGCTCCGAACAGGAAGCTGGCGTGACGGCGGTGGCCAAGAAGATGGGGCTCGCCGATCTGACCACCTCGACGCTCGGGCTGATGGCGCAAAACCGCCGTCTCTTCGCCCTGCCCCAGCTGGTGAAATCGCTCAAGGCGATGATCGCCGAGGAAAACGGCGAAGTGACCGCAGAGGTCACCTCGGCCAAGGCGCTCACTGACGCACAACAGAAGACTCTCGCCGATACCCTCGCCAAGAAGGTCGGCAAAGATGTGAAACTCGACATGCACGTCGATGAAGCCCTGATTGGCGGCCTCGTCGTGAAGCTCGGCTCGCAGATGATCGACAGCTCGATCCGTTCGAAGCTGTCTTCCCTCCAGAACGCAATGAAAGAGGTCGGCTAA
- a CDS encoding M23 family metallopeptidase, translating into MPAPLLADPPLLGLPVDCALGHSCYIQQYFDRDPDKGEVQDHGCGALANDGHGGTDFAVASLEQVAAGVTVVAAAPGTVIGTRDGMPDISIQDPNAPDLEGRDCGNGVAIDHGDGWATQYCHLREGSIVVEQGQRVAMGTPLGLIGMSGRASFPHVHLTVRNGDQKVDPFAPESGPAASCAMAGTDEEAASRATPGGREGLWLEPPAYVPGGLIAVGFASKVPAIAEVRAGLRTAPVTSPKTPALVVWGYAFAGQAGDEIEIVFEGPEGEIGRHLDVLKKAQPFVLRAYGKRTPASGWPWGVYRGTVIHRRGAQELGRRYIETEVN; encoded by the coding sequence ATGCCCGCTCCCCTTCTCGCAGATCCGCCGCTGCTGGGGCTTCCGGTTGACTGCGCGCTTGGCCACAGCTGTTACATCCAACAATATTTCGATCGTGACCCCGATAAGGGCGAGGTGCAGGATCATGGCTGCGGTGCGCTTGCCAATGATGGCCATGGTGGCACCGATTTTGCCGTGGCCTCGCTGGAGCAGGTGGCCGCCGGTGTCACCGTCGTCGCCGCCGCGCCCGGCACCGTGATCGGCACACGTGACGGCATGCCGGACATCTCCATTCAGGATCCGAACGCCCCCGACCTTGAGGGCCGGGACTGTGGCAATGGCGTTGCCATCGACCACGGCGATGGTTGGGCCACCCAATATTGCCACCTTCGGGAAGGTTCGATTGTGGTTGAGCAGGGTCAGCGCGTTGCCATGGGCACGCCACTCGGGCTCATCGGCATGTCGGGCCGCGCCTCCTTCCCGCATGTGCATCTCACAGTGCGCAATGGCGACCAGAAGGTAGACCCTTTTGCGCCGGAGTCCGGCCCTGCCGCCTCTTGCGCCATGGCCGGAACGGATGAGGAAGCAGCCTCCCGCGCCACGCCGGGCGGGCGCGAGGGGCTTTGGCTTGAGCCGCCCGCCTATGTGCCGGGCGGGCTGATCGCGGTGGGCTTTGCAAGCAAGGTTCCGGCAATCGCAGAGGTGCGCGCGGGCCTACGCACCGCCCCCGTTACTTCACCCAAAACGCCGGCCTTGGTCGTTTGGGGCTATGCCTTTGCCGGGCAGGCCGGTGACGAGATCGAGATTGTGTTTGAAGGTCCGGAGGGGGAGATCGGGCGGCATTTGGATGTGCTAAAAAAGGCCCAACCCTTCGTGCTCCGCGCCTATGGCAAGCGCACCCCGGCGTCCGGCTGGCCTTGGGGGGTGTATCGCGGCACGGTGATTCACCGCCGCGGCGCGCAGGAACTCGGGCGGCGGTATATCGAGACCGAAGTCAATTAA
- a CDS encoding TIGR01459 family HAD-type hydrolase, with amino-acid sequence MSRVIENLAEVAHQYDAAFVDLWGCVHNGVTAFPEAVAALQQFRAAGKKVVLLTNAPRARAEVQKQLGQWSVPDDAWDVIATSGDSARAAMFRGAVGSKVWFIGQPFDQTFFEPLHIVKDPVAIEQVALEEAEGIVCTGPFDPFADPEEMRGQFLYAKQKGMKLLCANPDIVVDRGESREWCAGALAKLYTEMGGESLYFGKPHPPIYDLARARLAEVGGDPAGPILCIGDGVLTDVKGAMGEGLDCVFISGGLGALETGTAPGGQPVQEKLDEYLAHHQMATTYAIGFLR; translated from the coding sequence GTGAGCCGGGTCATCGAGAACCTTGCGGAGGTCGCGCACCAATATGACGCGGCCTTCGTTGATCTCTGGGGCTGTGTCCACAATGGTGTGACCGCCTTCCCCGAAGCCGTTGCTGCGCTTCAGCAATTTCGCGCCGCCGGGAAAAAGGTGGTGTTGCTGACCAACGCCCCCCGCGCCCGCGCCGAGGTGCAAAAGCAGCTTGGCCAATGGAGCGTTCCCGATGACGCATGGGATGTGATCGCCACCTCGGGCGACTCCGCGCGCGCGGCGATGTTCCGTGGGGCCGTGGGCAGCAAGGTGTGGTTCATTGGGCAACCCTTCGACCAGACCTTCTTTGAACCCCTGCACATTGTGAAAGACCCGGTCGCCATTGAGCAGGTGGCGCTGGAAGAGGCCGAGGGCATTGTCTGCACTGGCCCGTTTGATCCGTTTGCCGACCCCGAGGAGATGCGGGGGCAGTTCCTTTATGCCAAGCAGAAGGGCATGAAGCTGCTCTGTGCCAACCCCGATATCGTGGTTGACCGGGGCGAGAGCCGCGAGTGGTGTGCGGGCGCGCTGGCCAAGCTTTATACCGAGATGGGGGGCGAGAGCCTTTACTTCGGCAAGCCGCATCCGCCGATCTATGACCTCGCCCGCGCGAGGCTGGCAGAGGTCGGCGGCGACCCTGCCGGGCCGATCCTGTGCATTGGTGACGGGGTGCTGACCGATGTGAAGGGTGCAATGGGCGAAGGGCTGGATTGCGTGTTTATCTCGGGTGGCCTTGGCGCACTGGAGACGGGCACTGCCCCCGGCGGGCAGCCGGTGCAGGAAAAGCTCGATGAATATCTCGCGCATCACCAAATGGCGACGACCTATGCCATCGGCTTCCTGCGATAA
- the gloB gene encoding hydroxyacylglutathione hydrolase, giving the protein MPLEVLTVPCLADNYAYVVKGPDGVCLIDAPEAGPIIDALEEKGWKPGVLMITHHHHDHVGGVEELREKYGLKVMGPKAEEGKLPPLDMGLTEGMNGGGGEGYTVPIDVPGHTLGHMAFHFPNAGALFTADSLMALGCGRVFEGTMEQMHDSLQKLAALPPETMVYSGHEYTTGNAKFALTIDPDNTALHERVKKVAAQREAGEPTAQVSLAEELATNPFLRTSDAGIRATLAMKDASDAEVFAEIRRRKDAF; this is encoded by the coding sequence ATGCCCCTCGAAGTCCTCACGGTCCCCTGCCTCGCCGACAACTACGCCTATGTGGTCAAAGGGCCAGATGGTGTTTGCCTCATCGACGCGCCCGAGGCCGGGCCGATCATTGATGCGCTGGAGGAAAAAGGCTGGAAACCCGGGGTGTTGATGATCACCCACCATCACCACGACCATGTTGGCGGGGTCGAGGAACTGCGCGAGAAATATGGCCTCAAGGTCATGGGCCCCAAAGCGGAGGAGGGCAAGCTGCCACCGCTCGACATGGGGCTGACCGAAGGGATGAACGGCGGCGGGGGCGAAGGCTATACTGTGCCGATCGACGTGCCCGGCCACACGCTGGGCCATATGGCCTTCCATTTTCCGAACGCGGGCGCGCTCTTCACCGCAGATAGCCTGATGGCGCTCGGCTGTGGGCGGGTGTTTGAGGGGACGATGGAGCAGATGCACGACTCGCTCCAGAAGCTCGCCGCCCTGCCGCCGGAAACAATGGTCTATTCCGGGCATGAATATACCACGGGCAACGCCAAATTCGCTCTCACCATCGACCCGGACAACACGGCGCTTCACGAACGGGTTAAGAAAGTGGCAGCCCAGCGGGAGGCCGGTGAACCGACGGCACAGGTTTCTCTGGCAGAAGAGTTGGCGACAAACCCGTTTCTGCGCACCTCCGATGCAGGCATTCGTGCCACACTGGCCATGAAAGACGCGTCTGATGCGGAGGTTTTTGCCGAAATCCGGCGGCGGAAGGATGCTTTTTGA
- a CDS encoding F0F1 ATP synthase subunit gamma, producing MPSLKDLKNRIESVKSTRKITKAMQMVAAAKLRRAQEAAEAGRPYAERMNAVMAGLAGASAGSDSAPRLLAGTGDDKVHLLVVMTAERGLCGGFNSSIVKLARTHAQQLLKDGKEVKILTVGKKGREQLKRDFADLSVGHVDLSGVKSLGYGDAQGIARDVLTRFDAGEFDVATIFYSVFQSVISQVPTALQIIPAAFGASEEAAEEAGTTYDYEPEEEAILADLLPRAVATQIFTALLENGASEQGARMSAMDNATRNAGDMIDKLTIQFNRSRQAVITNELIEIISGAEAL from the coding sequence ATGCCGAGCCTAAAGGATCTTAAAAACCGGATCGAGAGTGTCAAAAGCACTCGGAAGATCACCAAGGCCATGCAGATGGTGGCCGCCGCAAAACTGCGGCGGGCACAGGAAGCTGCCGAGGCCGGACGGCCCTATGCCGAGCGGATGAATGCCGTGATGGCGGGGCTTGCCGGCGCATCGGCGGGTTCGGATTCTGCGCCGCGCCTGCTGGCCGGAACCGGCGACGACAAGGTGCATCTGCTGGTGGTCATGACCGCCGAGCGGGGCCTTTGCGGCGGTTTCAACAGCTCGATTGTCAAACTTGCGCGCACCCATGCGCAGCAGCTTCTCAAAGACGGCAAAGAGGTGAAGATCCTCACCGTCGGCAAGAAGGGCCGCGAGCAGCTCAAGCGTGACTTTGCCGATCTGTCGGTGGGCCATGTGGACCTCAGCGGCGTGAAGTCGCTGGGCTATGGCGATGCGCAGGGGATTGCCCGTGACGTGCTGACCCGCTTCGATGCGGGTGAGTTTGACGTGGCGACGATCTTCTATTCGGTCTTCCAGAGCGTCATCAGCCAGGTGCCGACCGCCTTGCAGATCATCCCCGCCGCCTTCGGGGCAAGCGAGGAAGCTGCCGAGGAAGCTGGGACGACCTATGATTACGAGCCCGAGGAAGAGGCCATTCTGGCCGATCTCCTCCCGCGCGCCGTGGCAACGCAGATCTTTACTGCGCTGCTGGAAAACGGGGCATCGGAACAGGGGGCCCGGATGAGCGCGATGGACAACGCCACGCGCAACGCGGGCGACATGATCGACAAGCTGACGATCCAGTTCAACCGCTCCCGCCAGGCCGTGATCACCAACGAGCTGATCGAGATTATTTCGGGCGCCGAGGCGCTCTGA
- a CDS encoding methyltransferase domain-containing protein yields MHLDVLDLRNFYYRTQLGRVAQRAIRDQVTALWPEAKAQSVVGYGFATPLLRPYLAEARRVMALMPGAQGVAHWPAGGANHSVLVEETLWPVTTGQVDKLICLHGLETTDNPGKLLEEIHRVLGPGGRAMFIVPNRAGLWARRDVTPFGFGRPYSLGQLEAQLRANGFVPERHLAALFSPPSHRRFWVKSSNFWEKTGRKVSSYLAGGVFILEASKRVYAPGGEARPRRQRKPLEVLEPAGAKPA; encoded by the coding sequence ATGCATCTGGACGTTCTCGACCTGAGAAACTTCTACTATCGCACCCAGTTAGGGCGCGTGGCCCAGCGGGCAATCCGCGATCAGGTCACCGCGCTCTGGCCTGAGGCGAAGGCGCAGAGCGTTGTGGGCTATGGTTTTGCCACGCCGCTGCTTCGGCCCTACCTTGCCGAGGCGCGCAGGGTGATGGCGTTGATGCCGGGGGCGCAGGGGGTGGCGCATTGGCCGGCGGGTGGGGCCAACCATTCGGTGCTGGTGGAAGAGACGCTCTGGCCCGTCACGACCGGACAGGTGGACAAGCTCATCTGCCTTCACGGGCTGGAAACAACCGACAATCCGGGCAAACTTCTTGAGGAAATTCATAGGGTTCTGGGCCCCGGGGGGCGGGCGATGTTTATCGTGCCGAACCGGGCCGGGCTCTGGGCGCGGCGCGATGTGACGCCCTTTGGCTTTGGCCGGCCCTATTCGCTGGGGCAGTTGGAGGCGCAGTTGCGGGCGAACGGCTTTGTGCCCGAGCGCCATCTGGCCGCGCTGTTCAGCCCGCCGAGCCACCGGCGCTTTTGGGTCAAGTCCTCGAATTTCTGGGAAAAAACCGGAAGAAAGGTCTCCAGCTACCTGGCCGGGGGCGTCTTTATTCTTGAAGCCAGCAAGCGGGTTTATGCGCCCGGCGGGGAGGCGCGCCCGAGGCGGCAGCGCAAGCCGCTGGAGGTGCTTGAACCGGCGGGTGCCAAACCGGCCTGA